The following are encoded together in the Gammaproteobacteria bacterium genome:
- a CDS encoding deoxyribodipyrimidine photo-lyase, giving the protein MTSVVWFRSDLRVDDNSALNAALEIGEPVIGVFLLADGQWRTHHWGPRKQLFVWQHVLALRTALAARGIALHIEHAPRLDDAPGALAAFVLHHNARRVLANAEYGVDEGARDRRVAVRLAAHRVKLRVLHDFTLLAPGSVLTRQGAPFRVFSPFRRAWLDVVRGAAIPCFPAPPLRTPIEPPPVPPWNPPPGSLDRDWWPIGENRARQRLEDFVAHRIERYHEDRDVPALDGSSRLSPYLASGVLSVRRCMQAALAANHGEWDSGQRGVQTWLGELVWREFYTHILVAFPRVSRNQPFRADTNGVPWRGAGLALDQWQRGRTGFPLVDAGMRQLLARGWMHNRLRMLCAMFLSKYLLIDWRIGERWFMDQLVDGELAANNGGWQWSASTGTDAAPYFRVLSPVRQAERFDREGEFVRRYVPELAGVTTAALLEPGHPELLATGYPAPIIDTRIAREQVLQAFRALGVAALSAP; this is encoded by the coding sequence ATGACATCGGTGGTCTGGTTTCGCAGCGATCTGCGCGTCGACGACAACAGCGCGCTCAACGCCGCGCTGGAAATCGGCGAGCCCGTGATCGGGGTATTCCTGCTCGCCGACGGGCAATGGCGCACGCATCACTGGGGGCCGCGCAAGCAGCTGTTCGTCTGGCAACATGTGCTGGCGCTGCGCACCGCGCTGGCGGCACGGGGCATCGCGCTGCACATCGAACACGCACCGCGCCTCGATGATGCGCCGGGCGCACTGGCGGCTTTCGTGCTTCACCACAACGCCAGGCGCGTGCTGGCCAACGCCGAGTACGGCGTCGACGAGGGTGCGCGCGACCGACGGGTCGCGGTCCGGCTTGCCGCACATCGGGTGAAGCTGCGTGTACTGCACGACTTCACGCTGCTGGCACCCGGCAGCGTGCTCACCCGGCAAGGCGCTCCGTTTCGCGTGTTCAGCCCCTTTCGCCGTGCCTGGCTCGACGTGGTGCGTGGTGCAGCCATTCCCTGCTTCCCGGCGCCCCCCTTGCGCACCCCGATCGAGCCTCCGCCGGTACCGCCCTGGAACCCGCCGCCCGGCTCGCTCGATCGGGACTGGTGGCCGATCGGCGAAAACCGCGCCCGGCAGCGACTGGAGGATTTCGTCGCGCACCGAATCGAGCGCTACCACGAAGATCGCGATGTCCCCGCGCTCGATGGCAGCTCGCGCCTGTCACCGTATCTGGCCAGCGGCGTACTTTCGGTGCGCCGCTGCATGCAGGCAGCGCTTGCCGCCAATCACGGCGAATGGGACAGCGGTCAACGCGGCGTACAGACCTGGCTCGGCGAACTCGTCTGGCGCGAGTTCTATACCCATATCCTGGTCGCGTTTCCGCGCGTCAGCCGCAACCAGCCGTTTCGCGCCGATACCAATGGCGTTCCCTGGCGTGGTGCCGGCTTGGCGCTCGACCAATGGCAACGCGGACGCACCGGCTTTCCGCTGGTTGATGCCGGAATGCGCCAGCTGCTCGCGCGTGGCTGGATGCACAATCGCCTGCGCATGCTGTGCGCGATGTTTCTCAGCAAGTATCTGCTGATCGACTGGCGTATCGGCGAACGCTGGTTCATGGACCAGCTGGTGGACGGCGAGCTCGCGGCAAACAACGGCGGGTGGCAATGGTCCGCTTCCACCGGCACCGACGCCGCGCCCTACTTCCGCGTGCTGAGCCCGGTCCGGCAGGCCGAGCGCTTCGACCGCGAGGGCGAGTTCGTGCGCCGGTATGTGCCCGAACTCGCCGGGGTAACGACGGCTGCCCTGCTCGAGCCGGGTCACCCGGAGCTGCTCGCCACCGGCTACCCCGCACCGATAATCGACACCCGGATTGCGCGCGAACAGGTACTGCAGGCCTTTCGCGCCCTCGGCGTGGCGGCGCTTTCCGCGCCATGA
- a CDS encoding DUF2878 domain-containing protein — MSTQRKLLNAIAFQGGWFACVIGGTAWALAAAAIFLPIHLALCGTPRREAALMLICAGIGVTLDMTWQYAGLLSFGGAAIGPLPVWLLMLWLLFAATLGQSLSWLHGRLRLAALLGAVFGPASYYAGLALGAAQSGLAHWQVALAMAPAWMALLPLLLWIHKRGIDP, encoded by the coding sequence ATGAGCACGCAACGCAAGCTGCTCAATGCCATCGCCTTCCAGGGCGGGTGGTTTGCCTGTGTCATCGGCGGTACTGCATGGGCGCTGGCCGCGGCCGCAATCTTCCTGCCAATCCATCTCGCGCTGTGCGGCACGCCGCGCCGCGAGGCAGCCCTGATGCTGATCTGTGCCGGCATCGGCGTCACGCTGGACATGACGTGGCAATACGCCGGACTGCTGAGCTTCGGGGGCGCGGCAATCGGCCCGCTGCCGGTCTGGCTCTTGATGCTTTGGTTGCTGTTTGCAGCCACGCTCGGGCAGTCGCTTTCCTGGCTGCATGGCCGCCTGCGGCTCGCCGCACTGCTCGGCGCCGTCTTCGGACCGGCAAGTTACTACGCCGGCCTCGCGCTCGGGGCCGCGCAATCGGGGCTGGCGCACTGGCAGGTCGCGCTGGCAATGGCACCGGCATGGATGGCACTGCTGCCGCTTTTGCTGTGGATCCACAAGCGTGGAATCGACCCGTGA
- a CDS encoding SDR family NAD(P)-dependent oxidoreductase → MNRELTLDETIEVERPLNEVFAYVAEFSRIEEWDPAVLHGTRLSEGAPGLGSEYRIDMKAGFSLHYRVIGWEPGKRMLMAVSSRIFSAREEITFSRQGKVTRVRYVAIFDFPAPLALVSRLFPSLMDRVGKSAMQGLKAALEDRFPAPRESTARAIGDRLLLPGIWRFTRAGYRSARKNWKPVSAFLANRHALITGATSGVGEASALALAALGAKITLVARDQGKARETVRRIREQTGNERVQIEIADLGLMREVHSLADRLLERGEPIDILVNNAGALFNPRQLSAEGLELSFALLLLAPFILTERLHPLLASAGSARVVNVLSGGMYSQRVQVDDLQSRSGKYSGALAYARAKRALMILTEVWADRWKDEGICVNAMHPGWADTPGVESSLPTFHRLTRGALRSPAQGADTIVWLCAATEAARSSGKFWLDREPHPSHVFRHTRESPSERQALLTALDGYLESTTVQRTA, encoded by the coding sequence ATGAATCGTGAACTGACCCTGGACGAGACCATCGAGGTCGAACGCCCGCTGAACGAAGTGTTCGCCTATGTTGCGGAATTCTCGCGCATCGAGGAATGGGATCCGGCAGTGCTGCACGGCACCCGGTTGAGCGAAGGAGCGCCCGGGCTCGGCAGCGAATACCGGATCGACATGAAAGCGGGCTTTTCGCTGCACTACCGCGTGATCGGCTGGGAGCCCGGCAAACGCATGCTTATGGCGGTCTCGTCGCGCATTTTCAGTGCAAGGGAAGAAATCACGTTCAGTCGCCAGGGCAAAGTCACGCGCGTACGCTATGTCGCGATCTTCGATTTCCCGGCGCCGCTGGCTCTGGTTTCACGACTGTTTCCTTCGCTGATGGATCGTGTCGGAAAAAGCGCGATGCAGGGGCTGAAGGCTGCGCTGGAGGATCGATTCCCGGCACCGCGGGAATCCACCGCACGGGCGATCGGAGATCGCCTGCTGCTGCCTGGCATCTGGCGCTTTACCCGTGCCGGTTACCGCAGCGCGCGCAAGAACTGGAAGCCGGTCTCCGCGTTCCTGGCAAATCGCCATGCCCTGATCACCGGTGCGACCTCCGGCGTCGGGGAAGCCAGCGCACTGGCGCTGGCAGCGCTCGGAGCGAAGATCACCCTGGTGGCGCGCGACCAGGGCAAAGCGCGGGAAACGGTGCGCCGGATCCGCGAACAGACCGGCAACGAACGCGTGCAGATCGAAATTGCCGACCTCGGCCTGATGCGTGAGGTGCATTCGCTGGCCGATCGCCTGCTCGAGCGTGGTGAGCCGATCGACATCCTGGTCAACAATGCCGGCGCGCTGTTCAATCCCCGGCAACTCAGCGCGGAAGGACTGGAACTGAGTTTCGCGTTGCTGCTGCTGGCGCCATTCATTCTCACCGAACGCCTTCACCCGCTGCTGGCGAGCGCCGGGTCGGCGCGCGTGGTCAATGTGCTGTCCGGTGGCATGTACTCGCAGCGGGTGCAGGTCGATGATCTGCAGAGCCGCAGCGGCAAATATTCCGGAGCGCTTGCCTATGCCCGCGCCAAGCGTGCGCTGATGATCCTCACCGAAGTCTGGGCCGATCGCTGGAAGGATGAGGGCATATGTGTCAACGCCATGCATCCGGGCTGGGCAGACACGCCTGGTGTCGAGAGTTCGCTGCCGACATTCCACCGGCTGACCCGCGGCGCCCTGCGCAGCCCTGCCCAGGGCGCCGACACGATCGTGTGGCTGTGCGCGGCAACCGAGGCCGCGCGCTCGAGCGGAAAATTCTGGCTCGATCGCGAACCCCATCCAAGCCATGTGTTCCGCCACACCCGCGAATCGCCATCCGAACGCCAGGCACTGCTGACTGCGCTTGACGGATATCTCGAATCCACCACGGTGCAACGAACGGCCTGA